GCACGCAGGCACGTAAGCACGCACGCCCTGGGGAAGGGCCGCGTTCCGGCCGCTCGCAGTCGGCCcgagcagggggaagggaggcGCCTTCGGTGTCGGCACGGgcggaggggtgggagggaagccCTACGGTGGCCGCGGAGGGACGGCGCTACGGCTCCCACGCTGGGCCAAACGCTGCCGGCCGCCGGGCGCGCGAGCCCCGGGCCCTCCGGGGCGCCCTCGGGCGGGGACGCGTGAGCGGCCGGGACCCGCAGTCGCCGCGCCCTCGGCACCATGATGCGGCCGCCCTGCTCCTGCAGCCCCTCGTGCCGGGGGGACCCGCCGGCCCGGCCGCCCGCACCGCCGGCCTCCCCCGACGCCGGCGCGGAGAGGGCACCTGGTGAGCGGCGGGCGGGCCTGCCCCGGGGTGGCGGGCGGCCGCCGCGTGCCGGGTCCCCGCCGGTCCTCGCCCGCCCCGGAAGCCCGCGGCGCCGACGCTGGAGGACCGTGCgtgggggcggcggcgggcgcgtCCCCGCGACGAGCAGGGAGCGGGCGGGGACCCTGCGGACGAGGCCCGGCCGAGGCGAGCCGCGCGGAGCCGCCCGGAGGCGCGGGACCAGGTTCTGGCCAAGCCTGCGGGAAGGGCTGGGCGCGCCCGGCCGCCGCCTCCGCGACCCTCAGCGCAGACCCCGCGTCCCCGCGGCAGGGCCCCCGTGTGATGTGTCTCCCGAGCCCGCAACCAACCTGGCCGCCCCGGTCTCACACGTCCTGTACTTGCATGTTTTTCCACCCACAAGTTATTTAGGCGACCTGTGAGTGGCAGTTACCAGAGAGCCACTTGGTATTTAGTTCTCCTTTCCTTGCGCCCAACCTGTGGGCCTGTGATGGCACCACTGGCAGTCAGCTGTCCTCCGCCTGCCGGGCACGGCCACCAGCTAACCCCCAGCACCCCGGGGAGCGCAGCGCAGCGAGCATCCCTGCTTTGCAGAGCAGGGATGGGAGGGTGACGTAAACCGCTCCAGCTTGCTCGTAGTGGGTGACCGCGCCAGGGTTCAGGCCCGGCAGGTGACCTCGGAGCCCCGCAACCCGCTGTCTGCAGCACTTGGCCTGTCAAGTTGCTGAGGCGAACTCATCCGTCTGTGTCCCCGTGAAATGTCCCCAGTAGTGCCTGTGGAAAGAgcaacactccccccccccccccaccccagccccagcagaTCCCCCTGACCTAGACTCAGTTCCGCTGCGGCCCCAGGGCTGGCTGCTTTCCCAGAACGGATGCACCTGCTCACATCGTCCCGGGGCTGACCCGGCTCCTCTTTGTCGCTTTCCTGCAGGCCACCGCCTCCCCCAGGGCTCAGCTGCTGGCTTCCAGGCCTAGGTGCCCATGACGCCTATGCTGACCACTGCCCGGACACCACCGCTGCCACAAGCTAGCACCACCGCCCGGGCCCCAATGCCGGTCATGCCCATCCCGCGGCGGGTGCGCTCCTTCCACGGCCCGCACACCACCTGCCTGCACGCAGCCTGCGGGCCGGCGCGCACCTCCCGCCCGGCGCGCACTAAGTACAACAACTTCGACGTCTACATCCGGGCGCGCTGGCTCTACGGCTTCATCCGCTTCCTGCTGTACTTTAGCTGCAGCCTGTTCACGGCCACGCTGTGGGGCGCGCTGGCCGCCCTCTTCTGCCTGCAGTACCTGGGCGTGCGCGTCCTGCTGCGCTTCCAGCTCAAGCTGtcggtgctgctgctgctgcttggcCGCCGGCGCGTCGACTTCCGCCTCCTGAACGAGCTGCTCATCTACGGGATCCGAGTAACCGTGCTGCTGGTTGGGGGCCTGGGCTGGTGCTTCATGGTCTTCGTGGACATGTGAGGGGCAGCGGCGGGCCTGGCTCTGGGGTTTCTCTGGCCCGACCGGCGGCGGTGGGTGCGCCTGTGGCCGCGTTCTCCTCGACGGGGTAGGTCAGGTCCTTGTTCTTCCCAAGCCGGCTCACGGATGGGGGTCGGCCGCGGcgtccgccccgcccccagcccgtgggggaggggggctgaggcTGCGCCGCGAAGGGGACGCCGGTGCCCCCTCTGCTGCCGGATTTCCGCCCCGATCCTCCTGGTGTGCCCGCGTCGGTACAGCGCCCGTGGCCGCCAGCCTGTACTTCCGGCCCCCGCGCTGCCAGGGTGGGCCCCGTTGGCCCCGTCTGCCCCGGGGGAGCCTGTGCGTCCCTGCTGCCTGTCCGGCACACAGGCGTGGGCCGGGGTGTGCGAGTCCGTCCTGGCCAGCCGCCGGCCCCCTTCCCGCgaacccccagcccctgccccagcctcaggGGAGCGTCGGGCTCAGCGTGCTGAGGTACCGCACTGCCACgaggctgttccctctgccctggGCCACCGAATCCGGGCACGGCTCGCACACTCTGCGTCTGCGACCCTGAGAGGCGTAGGGGGTCCTGCGTCCCAGGCCAGGCTTCAGGGTCTTGTTGGTTTGCTTAGATGCAGTCCCGTGGGGGTGCAGGCGGCCTTGGCAGCTTCCCTAGATCAGGGGCCGGCCCTGGGCAGTGCTGGGTCCGGGGCAGGTTCGTCTTCTTCGGCCGGTTTGTTGACGTCAGGTTGGATGCCACAGCCTCTTCAAGTGTGGATTTCTGAGGAGGCAGCTTAACTCCTTgcttgctgggggaggggctctggCTTCTCTTCCTCGGAGGGGTGGCTGGAAGGGAACCGCACGTGCACGGAGCTGACGTCAGAGGTCTCGAGGAGGTGCAGCACGGCCTGAGCGGGCACCGCAGAAGCACAAGCAAAGCTTCTGTGTAAAAAGCACCTCTCAGAGTTATGCGTGTGCCCCAGGGCCGGGCCTCTAAGCCAGGGACGTTCAGCCCCGTGCTCCTGCCCTGGTGGCCGCCAGAGCAGCTGTGGAGTGAAAGGCAGAAATGCACGGGGGGCGGGAGAGAACAAAGGGCTGGTAGTCCAGCGGGGGCCCATGTGTTGCCCGGACCCCTGGCCTTGGGCTTCTCTGTCGGAGGAGGACAGAGTGGCCTGGGGGCTCAGTAGTCACCGTGGGTCTCTGGGCAGGTGAGAAGGCGCTTTGAATAATCGTGCTGGGGCAACAGGCAGAGACCAGGGACAGGACACGGCCCCATACTAGGGAGTGACAGACCCACGCTTCACCCTAgcttgtccccacccccacccccgggcgtGGGCAGCGCCCCTTTGACCCTGCCTGGCCGGGCAGTCCGGTGGCGGCGGTAGGGAGCTGTCGGACGGTTGGGTCCCACTGGAAGAGAGCCCCCAAGTCAGGTGGAGAAGGCGAAGGGCGCTCGGCGGCGAACCGCGCTCTGACTTGCAGCTTCCAGGTCGCCGACCCGAGGGCGGCCCGAAGGCTCCTGGTTCGCAGTTCTCTTAGTTCCCGGACGGCAGGCGGGGAGCTGACCTGCGTGCACGCCGCTGCTCAGCGCCACAGAATCTTTTGCACTAAGTCATGCTGTTTCCTCAAAGTTTTGTTTCGTGTTAATTGGCTCGGATTCCCCCAGAGCTCCCGTCGGTGGGGTGGGCACGTGTCCGCGAAGTCAGGACGGCAGGAGGGGTCCGGCCGTGCGAGGGGGTGGCGCACTGAACACAAAGATACTCCGCGTCTCGAGTGCCTGTTAAATTCTTTATTGAAATGAGCCACCTgcattaaacttatttttttaacgtgttgACGGAGTGATTGTTTAAAGCtcaaaatctgattttattttttaaggatgtAACCAACCGAAAACGTCGCAGATGGCGTCTGTCACGAGTAACACTGGGAACGTGTTGAAGCGGTCACCTGTGAtgccaggggagggacaggcgTGGTGGGCTTTGGCGGGCCCACCTTGACCTCGAAGTCCTGGGGACCCGGTCGGGATGGCAGGGACAGTGGCAGCGCTGGCGGGGGGCCCTGGCCGGGTCCACGAGGGCCGACTCCCACCAGCAGACGGGCGTGAAGGGTCCTTACAGGGCGAGGAGACGCCCGTGCGGTGAGTGGGAACAGGTCACAGGAGTGAGCGCAGCGTGGGTTCCACTTCAGGGGAAGATACGTGTGTGCGGAGAGAACCCTGGCTGAAAACTAAAGTCGTGGTTCTTGTTTAACCAAAAGCACGTGGGGCGCCCGACCGGCCCAGCCCGCAGAGCATGCGCGTCTCAGATCTCAGGGTGgggagttcaggccccacgttgggtgtggaggcTACTGAGAAAAAAGCGTAAGTGACCAAAACACTCGGAAAGATGACAGACGCCTGATTACTTAGCGCCCTCAGCTTGTCAGGGTTTCCTGGCTTCTGTGCAGGGACGCCCGTGTCTGACTTCTCCCAGGTCACCGACGAGGGCAGCATCCCTCCAAGCTGCCGTGGCAGCCAGAAAGTGCCACGCAGAGGCCGTTCTCTGCGGCCTCTGGAATCTTGTGGAACGGAGGgttttctcagaagaaaacaatccAAGTCACGTGGGGGGTAGCCTTCGATGGCAGAGCTGGTAACATCCCCGAGAGTGGCAGAGGCTGCTCAGGAGGTGGCGTTTGTCCCGCCTCGGGCGGCCCTTGGGGCCAGGCCGGGCGTGCACCTGTAGGCGTGGTCCCCAGCACGCCGAGCCTCAGGACGCCGGCCTTCCCGGGGCCTCAGGGCCTCGCCTGGTTTGAGGCCAGGGGGGGTGCTGTCTTCCCAGGCGCCCGAGGCCTGCGTGGTGGGGGCGCTGCTGGGCCACCGGCCTCGCGGGACGCTGAGGCCTGACCCGGGTGCCGTGGCTCCCAGGTAGCGGACCAAGCAGGCTGTGATGGTGCTCGGTGAGCGCGAGCCCTCGGGGTTTGAGGTGCCGTCCAGTGAGGGGTTTCCCGCCAACTCCCACCCACCTCGGGGCCGAAGtcacccctgccctcagcccctctctTCGAGGACAACATGCAGGGTCCCGGGCGGGTGGACAGCAGGAGGGATGTAAGGTTTCAGTTAAGGAGCTGCCACTCACAGTGGTCCGGGCCCCGGGGCACCACGTGAGGCGgtggctggctcagctggggaCGGTGACCCGTGAGGGCAGCTTCTGGGGAGAGCAGGCTTCCTGCTGAGATGTCTTCTTCAGAGCAGAGCATCTGCTCATTGTGGGCTCGGCATCTTCGAGAAGAAAGGAACGACCTACAGGCCTGGAGGCTTCCGGGGGCCACGAGGAGGCAGGTGCCGGGGCCAAGTGGAGACGAAGCCTGGCCTGAGCACAGGTCCCAGGGCCATGCTGGTAAATGCCCGGAGCCGGAGCTGGCCTGACCAGACCCCAGAGCCAGtgagctgggagggcaggggaggcccCTGGCGCTCATGCGGGACTCCAGGTGGGAGAAGATGGGCTCAGAGAGCATCTGGAAGGTTCTGCCAGTGGCAGTGCTGTCCCCGGTGATGGGACAGGACGGAGGTGGGGGCGAGTGGGCCCTTGATTTGGGAACCTGGCCTGCCCaagagctggggggtggggctggggcttggCCCGGAGGcagtgggtgtgggggagagggaagccaGGCAGGAGGATGGTCCAGTTGGCAAGGTCGCAGGGAGGCCAGGGTGAGGACAGAAGCAAAGGGAGGcacagggcgggggcggggcgaggaGGAACCGGGGAAGCACTTTCCTTGAACAAAGGCGCAGGTGCTGGGTCCCTGTGGGCCAGAGCCAGGTGCTGGGACGCAGGAGGAGAAGCCTCTGGGCACTCCTGTGCACTCAGGCTCGCTGTCCAGTCTGTCCCTTTGCTGAGGGACTCCCAGGGCCTGACTCCtccgtggctggtgtgaggggcTGTCAGAGGGGATGGCGGCCAGGAGGGGCAGTGACTTGGGAGCTTCTGGAAACCAGATGCTTATTTGAGAAAGTCTGGGTGCCGTGCAGACCCCGGCGCAGCCGACCGGgcacctcatgctctctctgcaCTTCTGGCAGCCCCTGAGGAGGTCGCACCTCGAGGGGCAGTCAGTCCCCCGTGTCGTTCCCCATCCCCGCACCCCcttcccggggcggggggggggcagccagCTGCATGGTGGGAGGAGGACACAGCCCCACCTGGGAGGACGGCTGGGGTGGGCACGGCCCCTTTCTGGAGCGGAGCGTGACCCCCTCCCCCGGGGGCTGCTGCGGAGGACAGGGCGATCTGCTGGGGCTCCCTGCACAGATACGGCTGGTCCCTGACCTTGAGAGGTCCCTGTCGCTTCCAGCGTGCGATTGGGCGAGGGAGCTGGCGCATGGCAGGGCGTTCGGTGCTGATTCAGCCCTTTCTGGGAAGGGAGCgagctttcttctcctttctccctcggTGCTGTTAGGAAAGGGCCTCTCTGGGCCAGCTCCTCCAGGATGGCCTTTCCTCCCATCCCCTCGAGGCTGGCCCGCTGCTCTGCACCCGGGAGCCACTTTCCAGAAATCCCAGCCCCGGGGGGCTGCCGCCTCCCTGACAGCTCCCAGAGGCGGGAGCGCCCTGCCTCAGCAGCATCCCTGCccggaggggacagggagggcgggagggagccgCTGATTCAGCGGCTCCTGGGctgcgcccctccccctcgctcccccccctcctcccccccccccccccccgcgggcaGCGTGCCCAGGCCTGCTGGCGGCTGTGTCACACGGGGCCTCTGGCAGGGTTGCTGTGGCGCTCGTTGTGTGGCCGGCTCTGCGCCTGGTGCTGGGGGAGGGCCTGCCGCAGAGGAGGGTGCGCGGTGAGCAGGGCTACCTGGGCCCAGGAAGCGAGCGCGCCCTTGTCCAAGAGAGGGCAGAGCCCCACTCCTGGGCCCGTGCGGCCTCACAGGAGCCCAGGCCAGGCCAGACTTCCTCCAGCTCTGGCCAGTTCGACCAGCTCACCTACCACCCTGACCTGGGGCGGGACGCTTCCCCAGCCCTGGGCGGGGACATGATGCAGTGCTGGCCTGTCCTTGGCTCCGGCCTGGCCAGCTGAGGGGGGCAGCTGGGGCCAGAGCCCGGGGGGCACGAGCCGGAACCTCCTAGGGTCCAGCATGGGCCTGGTTTGCTCCTAACTGTGCTGGGGAGCCCAGAGTGGCAGgtggctgggggggcggggcactgAGGGCAGGCCCCAGGCCAGGAAGGTGCTGGCGCCCTGTGAACGGGGTTGAGCGGAGACGGGCCCTTCCTCAGCATGCCTGTCAAGGAGGGGGCCacgggctgggggcagacacctggggcagggtggggaccgGTGTGGGcctggaggcccaggaggagtCTGGAAAGGCAGCGGGGAGGCCACAGGAAGATGGGGTGGGGGCGGCTAGGCTAGGTCGCTGGGTGGGGAGGTCTGTGTGtttgggcagggcagggcctggggcaccCCACCGACCTCTGCGTGGCAGTCCTATCCGTGGGCGAGTGTTCAGACAAAAGCCCACGGGCCCACCGGCCGATGTGCTGATGTGCAAGCCTGACCAGCGCATGGGCATCAGCGTGCTGACCGCCATCCGGTCCCCTTCCTGAGAATATTCATGCCTAGTCCTGGCTGAAATGCCGCATGAATATTCATGCGGAGATCAATCAATCCAGGCCCACGGTGATGCGATGTCACGGGGAGAAGAGCAGTGAGCAGTCAGGTGGCGGTGCGTCCCCTGTGAGGTGCCGGCGAGGTGCCCCCACCATGGGGCCGGGTCCAGGTCCCCGGGGCACAGGAGGCCGGGCCGGGGCTGCGGGCCCTTTCCTTCCAGGTGGACCCAGAAGAGGCCTCGGGGCTTTTGCGCCGGGTGCCGCGGTCTCAGAAGGGCAGGGAACGGCGACCTGCCTGCCCTCACTGGGGTCAGGAGTCCTCCCCGGGAGTCCCCCGGCCCCAGGCACCCGGGGCCCCCTCCTGACGCCCTGCCAACTCAGGTGAGCAGAGAGGTGGTGCGTTTCCAGGTCTTTGCAGCGGCCCAGCCGCACCCCTGCTCCATTCTCCCACCGCCTGGACCCCCAGAACTCTCCTCCcgcacagggcaggggcaggggcagccctTGGGTGATGGAATGTGAGTTCGTTATTTACAACACGGCCTGACGGCCTGACGTAAGGGTAACGGGAATTACTTGTGCTCGACTAGCCCTGCCCCCTGTTCGCGGCTCCAGGCTCCCGGATGTGGCGCGAGGGTCCCGCCAATGACACAGCCTGGAGTGGGTCCAGCCCGTGCTCAGCACCACGCGTGTGGTGAGTGTGCATTTTAGAGCAGTGCAGCCCCTTCGGCCCGCCGCGTGGctggggtgtgcgtgtgtgtgcgtgcgtgtgcactcACACGTGCGCGTGCCCCTGTGTGCAGGTGTGTTTTCTGTTCACCCAGAGACCGAGCAGGGCAGGGTGGACAGGTCCTGGCCCGGCCCACCGGCACCGGTGTTTCCCCCAGGTGCTCTCCGAGGGGACCAGGGGAGCCCCCCATGGCCACTGTCCCCGTGTCCCTGCCTTGAAAACAGACTGCTGTAGAAAGCCGAAACCCTTCCCGCGTCTGGGTCAGATGGTCCTGAGCTGACCCGCATGAAGGGCCTTGTTTCTTGGACGCTGTGCTGTGCCGTGTTCCCTCCCCTCCGGGACCAGCTTTCCCTGCAAGATGGGGGAGAGGAAAGCCAGAGCGGCCGGACTCACAGTCCGGAGGGGACAGGGCTGCTGCTGCACGAGGCTCTTCCCACAGCGGGAGGGTAGCCGGAGCAGGTGTTTCCCACTGGCAGGAGCtgcagaggggaaggtgggggactCCTGATGTCCGTCCCCACACCGCCCCGGTGGGCCAGAGCTCTGGGTGGCCCTCTTCTGGGGAAGGTGTGGAAGCCAGGGGCCGAGGCTGCGTCAGGGAGATGAGATGGCCCTGGGACAGGGCAGGAAGGCCCTTCGTGGCCCAGACGTGTTCCAGGTCCTGACCTCAGGGGTAGGTGGCCAGACCTCCGGGGGTGCGGCATGCTGGCACAGCTGTGGGATGGACGAACAGGGGTGAAGCGCTGTCCTATCTCAGGGCATCCCCGCGGCCATAACCCAACACCACCGACGGCCCCACGACCACGGCTCTGGAGGCTGCGAGGCCAGGATCCTGCACCGGCAgacttctcgctgtgtcctcccGGGCGGGAGCCGCGAGGGAGCTCTGGAGTCCCTCCCCTGAGGCTCCACCCCACGACCCCCTCCGCTCCCCAAGGCCCCGCGTCCTAACACCTTCACCTCGGGGTGGACCCTGAGGACGGCATGTTCTCGTGCCCGTAGGCCCTTGACGCTTTCTGCACGACTGTGTCCAGGGTCACTCCGTGCTCTGCGAGCTCGGTGTCCGCGGCGGAGCGTCTCCCTCCAGGAGCGTCCGTGGGGATGGGCGTCTGCCTTTGGCCGAGCTCTCCTGGGCAGGTAGCCGCCGCCTCGGACCTGGCCCCCGGTGCCCTCGCACGGGTCTTCCCTGGCCGTCCCCGGCTGCGCCTCCGAGGCCCGCTTCCGGGCAGTGTGTGCCCGGCCCTCACCTGTGTCCTGCAGGAGGCACAGACTGTCCCCCAGCTGCTGCGCCCGCCCTGGCGTGACCGGGCCAGGCTCCGCCGTCCCTCCCGGGAGGAGGGGAGTCCGCGAAGCCACCCCGCGCCTCAGCCTTCTCGGGAGCAGGAAGCCACAGCTGCTGTGCAGCTGCACAAAGCGGTGGAAATTTAGGacaaaagaggaaggagatgggagCATCCGATTTAAACTGAGGGGAGGCGCGCAGAAGCCGAAACGGTGCTGCCCTAATTCACGTGCACGGAGAGCCACCAAGTCCGCCGCCGCTGACGCGGAACCAAAATACTCACCCAGTTTCCTTCTGTGTAAGGGATCCAAACTCGCCTCCGAGGACTCACAGATGTCCCCGGGCCCCGTGGGGCGCGGCCTCAGATGGCCCCCGTGCACAGCAGTCCCCCTCCGGCCGCAGGGTCCCGGGGCGCTGGTCCGGCTGCAGAAGAGGGTCCAGTGgaagcagaggctgggggagctggggggggggggcaggcgagCTCCGCAGTCTCCAGCCGCCGCCTGAAGACCCACTCTCAGCGGAGCCGCGGGGCCCAGGGTTGGCGAGCAAGCCAGCGAGCGGAGGGGGcgagccccagccccagcgccGAGCTGCCGGGGCCCCCCCCCTCCAGCCTGGAGCGGGGTCTGTGTGCCGACACCGACTAAGCCAGTGCCAGCAGAGGAAAAGCCCGTCTCTGCCAGGGTGGCCGCGGTGCAGGCTGACAAGCCGTGACCCCTCGGGGAAGTTTAGGAACCTCTGGTTCTTACTGTGCCTCAGTTACAAGCTCCGACCGACCAGAACGAGCCTGCTCTGCCTGGGTTTGGGAGAGGTGGCTTCTACGATCCAGAGGAGTCAACCCAGCCGTCTGTCCAGGCCTTTGGCGAAATGCCCAGGGGAAACCCCTCCCCTGCGCCGCTTTGGaggggagtcagggagagggtctgcccctgctcacacgccTGTCTGGAGCCGGGCGCGCCCAGCCCAGGATGCCCTGGCTGGGGCCGGGTGTGGagcgtggggggcggggagggggcaggtccCACCACCAGCGGGGGCCGGGACCCCACACCCTCAAGCACCTTCGCCCTTTCTGTTCACTGGGGAGACACTCTCGACCTGGCTCCTGCCTCCCCCGATGtgccgttctctctctctctcaaataaataaacttaaaaaacaaggagGTACCTGGACCCAGTGGACACAGGGCTGTGGCAGTTCCCCGGTGGGGCAGGCGTTCCAGCAGCCATGGGGACGTGTCACCAGCACGTAGGCCAGGCCTGAGCTAAGGCCACACCTGGTGACCGGAAGGCCCACTCTGGCCCTTCCCCCAGGCTGACCACCTCATGTGGGCGCCCGAATCCGAACCACCGGGGCCTCGCCCGGAATTCTCCaggacgggggcgcctgggtggctcagttggtcaagcatctgacttttgatccacgcactctctctctgctcctcactccctctctcaaaataaataaacattgaaaaaaaaaaaaaagaagaagaattttcCAGGACAAAAGACAGATGACGAGGATGATGGCCACGGCCAGCAGGGACCAGGGCCCTGGTGTCCACCGGGCAGGGCTGGATTCAGTCTCCCTTGCAGCCCCAGTCACCACCCAGAGCAGACAGTCGGGTCCTCAAGGGGCAGGggatgcccccccaccccccatctgtcACTTTTGGCTTTTTTCCCTGGGGAAGCCCAGACCGTGGCCATCTGAGGGGACCCCACGGGCCACAGGGCAATTCTGGGACACGTGACCGCATGGCCACACAC
Above is a window of Panthera tigris isolate Pti1 chromosome D4, P.tigris_Pti1_mat1.1, whole genome shotgun sequence DNA encoding:
- the TMEM250 gene encoding transmembrane protein 250, with the protein product MTPMLTTARTPPLPQASTTARAPMPVMPIPRRVRSFHGPHTTCLHAACGPARTSRPARTKYNNFDVYIRARWLYGFIRFLLYFSCSLFTATLWGALAALFCLQYLGVRVLLRFQLKLSVLLLLLGRRRVDFRLLNELLIYGIRVTVLLVGGLGWCFMVFVDM